The nucleotide sequence CCTTTTTAGGCCTACCAGGTTGAGTAACTGATATTGGTGGATTCAACACAGGCATGGTGGATGAGGGCCAATGATCCTCGCCACTAATTGGCTGCAAAATATTCTCATAAATCTTGAAGAAGAGGCCTCTGCTATAACAACGATCCAGATAATTGTAAGGATCCTCTTCTCGCATCAAGATAGTAGCAATTGCATGACAGCAAGGAATTCTACTAACCTCCCATCATCTGCAAgtgcaataattttttttcatatctaCTACAAATTGGGCCCCTCTTGTACCCTTGCCTTGATAGCCATGCAGTGCATTCCAAATGGGCATCCACTGACTTGAATGCTTGACCTTAGTCTCAACAATTTCATTAATTAAAGGTCCAGTGGAGCCCTTGTATTTCTCCATTGCAGCTCGTCTTCTTTGGATCCTGTCCATAAGATATTCCCTTATCAGTTCCAAAATTTTGATGATAGGTTGGTCCCTTGCATCTTTAATATGAGCATTGAAGGACTCGAATAAGTTGTTCACTATCATATCACTCTTGACGTGAGTTGGAAAGTATGCCTTGCACCAATGCCGAGGATGAGGCGCTTTCTTGACCCATTCATATGCTTCCTTATCAAAAGTTTGAAGTTCATCCATAGCTCTGTTGTACATTTCCACTGTTCTGTAACATGCTATATTCCATAACCTGTCTTTAAGAGCCAAACCAGGatgtttttttttgaaattgcgGCACATATGTTGGACGCAGTACCTGTCCTCACAAACTCATTTTAGTTGTTATTAAATAGTTGAAAAGTTATAATGCAAAAGAAAACTtgataaaaatatatatgtttGAAAGGACAGCAAAAATACTTGTGCTCACATCTAGGCAAAACTTCAGTAAGTGCCCTGTCTAACTCCTATAATAGAATCATGACAGGCTATTAGCTTCTACCATATTTGAAAGGAATTTTGACTTTGAAAGTTTCATATATTGTTAATATCATATCTTTTGCTAATCTGATATAAAGGTATAGTGGCACCGATTTTTGATTTCCAAGTCCTCATTTAGATATTTGAGAAACCAAGCCCATTACTCAGTTGCTTCTCTCTCCACAACTGCCCAAGTAATGGGCCACCATCCATTATTCGGGTCTGCAGCAATGGCAGTTAGTAACTGTCCTCTATAAATCCCCTTTAGATGGCAACCATCCAGGCCTATTATTGGCCTACAGCCATTCTTGAATCCCTTCTTCAGTTGTCCTAAACAGCAGTATAACCTCATGAATTTAGGATTACCCCTTGGTCCTCTAAATGGAGTAAACATTACCTGTATTGTACTCCCTTcatgtttcttttttatttcagcACAATATTCCCAAATTTTCTTGTACTATGCTTTAGCAGACTCCTGTATCATTTTgagagccattttcctcgcatTAGAAGCCACCCATTTAGAAATTTGAATTTGGTACTCATGCACTGTTTGCCTAATTTCCTGAGTTGGCATGTGAGTGTTTGATCTAATTCTCTCCATATATCTATTTGACAACCAATTGGCCTTCaaagttttatttttccaagCATGATTGCAGTTTTCATGCTTTTCATACATTGTCTTCACCACCAAATTTACTGTGCCAAGTGCCTTTTCAACTGAGGCAAACACAAACCATGGACATGGATCTTTACACCTGGTTCTCACCATCTTTGGTTCATTTTTCTTTGTGTACTCTAGCTTTCCCATCTTAATTCAATATTCTTGGATAGCAACTTTGAATTGGACTCTTGACTCAAATTTCAAACCCAACTCGAACCTTGTATCAATTCtaaattttttccaagaaaaatcTTTATACCTACTAGCATACTACTCAGCTTCTTGATCTTTCTCTGATGAATCAGCATCATTACTTAAATGATCTGGGATTGTATTTTCTGCCAACGCATCTACGTCAGGTGTAGAATCTTGGATTTGCTGCTACTGTTGTGTTTTTCTTCGTCGCCTTACTTGTTTTTTTTCTGCTGTGCTTGCTGTTGTTGTGGGGACTCTTGTATTTCAGCCTGTTTAGTAGTAGGCTGCTATGTTGAAACTCCTCCCTGCTGTGAAGGTCCTTCAGTTTGGACATTTTCTAATGTGCTTCGACACTGAGTTGGCTCCAATGTCAAATCATCAAGAAGAGGCTCATCTCTATAATATTCTATATCACCACTGAATCTGTCACTGTCATTTTTTGATCCAGAATATTCATCATCTCTTCCATGTCCTTCTTCTTCAATAGGCTGTTGACAGCTCTTTCCTTCTTATTGTGTATCGATTTCTCCAACATGCTACTGGTTATTACATGCTTGTGATAATGGAGTGGCTGGTATGTACTACCTAAAATCTGGTAGTCGACAATCCACTGAAATTTATATTGAAGTTGAGGAGATATCGAATTATTGTGGTAATGATagtcaaacttttgaaattggaAGTGGGATTCAGGCCGAACCACCTTGCCATTTATTTGACACTACGAATCTCCACCATAGTCAGCTTACTGAAGTAGAGATGGCCGATGATCTCCCGTCCCGAACAGGACGACAAAAAGGCAATATGCGTTGCAGAGAAATTGACCGTCCAACCACCAGTAGTCGGCCAAGTATGCATAAGTCAACAATTATGGCTCATGCTGCGGATATCCCAACTTCCTCAATGTTAGATCCTCTTTCGCATACCGACATTGATTTAGTTGATGTCGAAATTGGTTCCGAACCAGAGCCAGATGATGACGATTCTGGTAGTGACGACGACCAAGATGATGTCTATCCGGTTCATTCTATCCAAGCACGGGATCAGACGACATTTGCCAAATCTTTTGTCGAAAGTGAAGGTCCCAATTTGCGATATGAAGCAGAAGTTGATGCTATACTGCAATTTGACCCGCTTGATACTCGAGAGGCCGAAAAGCTAAAGTTCTGGAGTGAGCGCATGAAAGAATTGGAGTTGGGCCAACTGTTCGAGACGAAAGGGCATGTAAAGCGAGCAGTTAAATTGTGGTCTATAAAAGAGAACAGAGAGTTCAAAGTTCGGGCTAGCACACCTACAACTTGGTTTGTGCGCTGTAGAGCCCGAAACTCCACACCTCCGTGCAATTGGCAAATTCGTGCAACTCTCCGTGCCTCTCACAAAATGTGGATGATCGTGTCACTTGTACCTGGGCATACATGTGTCCGTGTGTGCAATACCAATGACTATCGGGGGTTGAGTGCCGATCTAATTGCCCAACATATTATTCCCTACATTATCAATGGTCCGCTGTACAAAGTGAAGGAAATTCAGACTTCTGTGAAAAAGGAGTTTCACGTCGATGTGACGTACAAAAAGGCTTAGTACGCCAGACGTCGGGCAATTGACATTGTTTATGGTGATTGGCCGACATCTATTTCACAACTCCCAACATACGTACAAGAACTCCAATTGTCCAACCCTGGGACGGTTGTAGTTTGGGACTATCATCCATTGAGTACATCATCGTAGACGATTTTTGACTATGTATTTTAGACATTTGCTCCTGCTATCCAAGCATTCCATCACCTGAAACCAGTCATTTGTATGGACGAAACATTCTTAAAGGGACCATATCAGGAAAAATTGCTAGTAGCGGTTGGGTTTGATGCCTGAAACCATATCTTCCCTTTAGCATTTGCACTCGTTGATGAGGAGAATAATCGAAATTGGAGTTGGTTCATGAGATTATTGCGCATTCACGTATGTCGAGATGTACAAAACGTATGCGTAATTTCAGACCGACACCACGGGATCATCCACACCATGCGGTGGCTAGAGGAGTGGAAAGAGCCGTTAGGGGTCCATCGATTCTGCTTGGTTCACATTCGCAGTAATTTCACTCAGAAATTTAGGAATGAAAGGTAATTTTTTTACGAGTCAAATATAGTTACCCCTaagaattattttttactttcctACATATGGCTAGTTTGGTCTGATTTTTAAGTAATGCGGGAATTGTATTTGTAGGTTAAAGAGTCTCATATGGGGTGCCGGAAAGGCAAATCAGACTCGCAAGTATGAGGAATATATGAGTGTCATCTTTAGTCTTTCACCCGAGGCATATGCCTGGCTAACTGGTGGATCCGTTAGGTCGGAGCAGTGGGCCTTATGTAAGGATGGAGGGTATCGTTGGGGTCATGCAATAACAAACATGGTCAAGTGCTTCAATAACTTGCTGCAAGAAAGTCGCTTCCTCCCAATCACTGCCTTGATTCGATACACCTTCAACCAAAGAGTGGATTTGTTTGTGAAAAATCACAAGATGACCTGGGATCAGATGTATCACTTGCCACTGTATGGATGGAAGAAATATGTTGCAAATGAGCAAAAGGGCAGGGCGCACTCGGTGCAGGTGTTCGATCATAGGCGGGGAAATTATTGCATAACCACTGCATATCGCCAAACTCATGTAGGTGGTCATGCTCAAACCGTTGACATTGAAAACCGTACGTGTACATGTGAAAAATGGAGAGAACTCAAATTTCCATGTTCGCATGCGATTGCAGCATGTTTTAGGTCTGGCCTTAATCTGATGTCACTTGTCGGGCCGGAGTACACATTTGAAGCTTATCAAGCCACATATGAGAGTCCTTTCAACTCGTAAAGAGATCCGAAATATTGGCCCGTAGCAGAGTTGAGACTAAGCCTCCTAACTAATCATCTGAAGCAGAAAGCACCTAGACCATTGAAGACCAGTAGAATCAGGAATGAGATAGACTGAAGATGTATTGATGCATCGCGTCGTTGTAGTAATTGCTTGCAACCCGGGCACACTGCTCCTAATTGTCCATGTATCAAATGTTGTTGTCCGTCCCCGttgatttgtaatttttattatataaaatgtacaaattatatattaattttaattcgtattcttgtttggattttgaaaaaatgtgTACATGTGCCTATGCTTTGTTAACTATATAATGCTAAATTTGCATGTTTATAACCTGGCTTCTTTTATTAATAaagatattttattaatttttttgaaataaatatatttccaaatatatttataaatatatatatcagcaaggagattttttttaacgtatattttgagaaattagccTTATAACCTGACGTTACCAAACTCTCTTACTATGCCATAGCATATAAATCTGAATCCAAAATAtatgaataatattttattgaaATTTGTCCGTGTAGGTTAATGGAGAGTTGGCATATCGGATCCTCGGCAGCCGCCCATCAGGGACCGATTGGCGATAGTGTTCTGTATCTACAGTTCGAGCATAGGTCCGCCGCAGTTTTCAATGGCGTAGGTGCAGACTTTGATGTTAGGAAGATGTGACAAAAGATTCTTTCAACCCCTACGCAATTTGGATCCACGAGTGGCGCACCATATAGATCAAGTAGGATTTCGTGGTGATCGAGTGGTTGGATATCTTACTGTAGACTATGGACTCATCACAGCTCTCGTTGAGCGCTGGAAATAGGAGATGCATACCTTCCATCTTCCAGTTATGAGCGAGTCGACGATAACTTTGCAAGATGTAGAGGTGCTATGGGGTCTACGCGTGGACGGGCGTCCCGTTACACTGCATCACGTTAGGCGAACTGTATAAGAGCGCAAACAGTTGGTGAGTGAGGTTTTAGGATTTTGGCCGGAAGATGTGATGCTAAAAGGTGGCTGCCTGAAGATGTCTTCTATGTACAGACAGTTGACTACGCCAGTACCTCCGGATGCTCCTGATGAACTGGTACGACAGTAGACTCGCATgtatatattgattttattGGGTGGTCTACTATTCACGGATTCCTGCTGGAATGTTGTTAGTCTGAACTGGTTAGACTATGTTCGAGATTTGGAAGCGATGGGGGAGTACAGTTGGGGGTCAGCGACTCTAGCTTGTTTATACTCACGTTTGTGTCACGCTTCGCGTGCTTCTACCACTACCACAGGCGGCCCTTATCTATTACTCCAAATATGGGCATGGTAATGGATTCCCAACATTCGACTGAAGATGTATCCAGTGCTTGAGACCGGTGAATTTCCGGTAGCTGGTAGATGGGCAGCTGAACGTACAGGGGTTGATCCGCCGGGTAGGCGCAGCAGCTACTATCGTGAGCATATTGCATTGCTACGCATGGATGAGATATTTTACATGTTAAAGCTTCAGTTACTATATACTAATATACcctattctttgtgaaaataaataattaatttttcgTTATGACAGTTCATATGGATGCCGTATAGTGAGGAAAGATTGGCCGCATTACCACGATATTGCAGACACGGCAAGCACATTTGGCGGGCCAGAGTTCCCCTCGTATTTTGGCACATTATTGGGTTTCACTGTCCAGATCGGGTAATGCGTCAGTTTGAACTAGTTCAAAAAGTTCCCGAACCTATTAACACAAATCCGAAGGGGCTTCATCAGCTCGATTTGTCGGGCTATCCTGGAAGGAATTGGGCCCAATTTCTTAGGGCGTGGATACAATATTGGAATGCTCGCGTAAACGCGGAGGTCACAGATCAGCTTGCTAATACATTCAACCCATCAAATAATTATCTCAAATGGTATCACAAGCACACTGTTCTATATATTTCGAACCTTAGTGACCAGAATCCGCAGATGGGCCAAATACTTCAGGGAGTCTCTGGGGCAATTTGAATATTTGGTATGCATTTACTTGAGACTTCTGTCATTGGGAACCATTTTTTTAGCATAGGTGCGTTATATAATTATTCCTAACAACTGCGCGATCATTTTTTTGTTACAGATGGGTGCTATGAAGCGTATTGGTCAGCAGACACaggatgttattaatgttgatGATATCGGAGAAAGAGCACATCCACGTCTCTGGACCATCATGGATGGTGCATATGGTTCGATGCAGTAGGTCAGACGTTTTGATCGTATGGTTGTAGGACAGTCCGATCCATTCAATTTTGGGCATCTTTCGACATCAAATGTCCCATTCCAGACACCTGGCTGACGAGTTCCATCTCATACAGGACCTTCGTCTAGTCGCGGTAGACAGAGGAGACATGATCAGTACGATGGATCGACCGTTGTTGAACCTGCTGTTCAAGTCACCAGAATAGATACTGGTCATCCGCACATGCCTCCGGTTCAGCAATTTACCCCATTCGAATCTTCACCAGTGCCGGGAGTAGATCGGGGGATGGCTGCAAGGCGTCATGTATCTAAGGACATGTTTATTCCACAGCCAGCGTCGATGACCATTGGTGCACAAGCAACACCGTCGCaacaattttctccatttgctaCACCACCGACGCCAGTTGCAGACATGTATGGATTTGATCcacgatttccttcttcatcacAATTACCTCCATATGAGCATGTCCCCATGACAGGAAACTTTTCTTCCCCTACAGCATTACATCCTATATTCACTTTCTTAGTGGAACGGGAGGCACTTCTTCATCATTGGAGCTTTCGTATTATTACAGTCTCGGACAGCCATCGGTCTTCCCGTCTACCGACCAGCCGAGTTATGCATCCGGTCATGTATCGACAGGAGATTTTGTCAACTATCCTTCCACGAACAATTCTGAGAGTAGCGATACTTCCGATGCATTAGAGACGGATGACGTTGACCCTGATAGTGGTTCCAAGGATGATTCGTCATCTCATGACGAGCCCAATCATCCTGGTGTCGTTCTTGGCGAGCGTCAAAGACGACGACCGAAGAGATTTTGCTGCCCTTCCACAACGCCGCAAAATGTTGGTAAGGGTAAGGGGAAGAGCAAAGGCAACATGCGTCCTAAGCATTGATCACGTGTAAATAATGACTGTGTTAGGTAGTTATCTAATGAATGTTACTTTCCTTAACTTTAAATTTCATCTacgtttaattttattttttcctaaaTCCTAATTACTTAAACCTTAAACCCTAAATACAAAAGTGTAACCCTAAATACTTGATCAGATGTGATTAAAAAGAAACCCACTAGCATTGTAAAACAAATAATAAACTAGAGTTACAAACATGAACGACGGATTAAAGAGTTTAGGACAATGTTATTGATAAGGGCAACAAAGATCCATGGgggctaaaataaaaaataaaaaattatgggtaaaaatataaatttaaaattctaaGGGGCCAAATGCAAATTcttaaaaaatcatttttttactaACCTTTTATTAATAATCTACTCAAATTTAGGCTAATTAGACTACCAAAGTGATTAACAAATCTACAAACAAAAGATTATTCAATCTAGTTTCTAAAGTTGTTAAATTAAAATCCTAAGCTTAATAAATTTactaaaacccctaattatacCTGAAAAGTCAGAATTAATTCACAAAAATACACAAAAGTCAGAAATTACCTACCTGACTCTAATACAATGAATGTAAGCCCAAATGAAATATACGAGTTAGTCCAACTCAAAACTAAAgtaattaaatttaaaatctaaaattaGTGTTGGCTCGTGTTCTTAATTTGAAATACTAAAATTAGTCAATTTTTATTATAAACTTGCAAAACGAACTTCGTATGCCTTGAAAGAAACACACAAAATCACATAATTCATAACTTATATCCAATTATATTGCAtagcaaaaatcctaaaacccTAACTCTAAAACCTTaaagcaaaaaccctaattctaaAAACCTAACTCTAAAACATTAACGCAGAACCCCTAATCCAAAAATCCTAAACCCTAACTCTAAAAACCAATCTCcgtaaaaaactatttttttttctaagtgTCAGACGTGGATGTGCTGACTGGGCACGTTTGCGGCTGACACAACAGACTGCCACTGATTTGTGTCGGCTGCAGACGTGCCCAGTCAGCACGTCGCGTCTGATACCTGCTGCACCATTGAATTTTTTGCAGACGTCTGCAGTCGTGCTGAGTCAGCACGGCAGCTATAGAATCGGAAACACCACCTGTCAGAGGCGCATTTGGCGGTTGTTTTTTTAAATACATATAATCTAAGGAATTAGCCCCAGTTTGTTCTCCACTTAAATGAACTACATCAAAATTCTGGTCTTTAAAAGCCCGTGCGTCACTACAATCTACATCATGCTACTGGTTCTTGGCTGTTCTTCTACCAACACTTTGTCCTCCAGTTGAATCTCTAATGAACAGTCTCCTCTTAGGAACTACAAGAGAAAAAGATTCCTCTACTATACTACCTTCCTCATCCAACTTTGTTATCAAAATACCATTCTTCTTCTACTGTGCTGGTTGAATCACTATGGGAGACTTGCAACTGTTAATTTCTTCAGCTATTAAATGGTTATAATAGACTTCTATTACCTTGTACTTATAAGTCCAAGCACAAAATTTGTTAACGTCATCATCGGTGCACAATTCTCTTAAACCATATGTTAGATATATGCTTATTTGGTTCAAGGTAATAGTACATTATGACAGCTTTATGATATCCCATTTTCTCCACCATTTTATTTAGTTCAATGGTTGACATTCTTTCGGCATCACAAACATCTACATAGTCCACCTCTCCATTAGCAAACCATACATACTGTTCCCATATAATTCTTACCCCATGATGCATCCGAATAGTAAACCGTTCAGAATCAGTCTCTACAGTGGCAATTGGGATAAAACAGTCAACAACATAACGAAA is from Coffea arabica cultivar ET-39 unplaced genomic scaffold, Coffea Arabica ET-39 HiFi ptg000054l, whole genome shotgun sequence and encodes:
- the LOC140032777 gene encoding uncharacterized protein, whose protein sequence is MRWLEEWKEPLGVHRFCLVHIRSNFTQKFRNERLKSLIWGAGKANQTRKYEEYMSVIFSLSPEAYAWLTGGSVRSEQWALCKDGGYRWGHAITNMVKCFNNLLQESRFLPITALIRYTFNQRVDLFVKNHKMTWDQMYHLPLYGWKKYVANEQKGRAHSVQVFDHRRGNYCITTAYRQTHVGGHAQTVDIENRTCTCEKWRELKFPCSHAIAACFRSGLNLMSLVGPEYTFEAYQATYESPFNS